A portion of the Pedobacter cryoconitis genome contains these proteins:
- a CDS encoding tRNA-(ms[2]io[6]A)-hydroxylase: MLGLKLLTDPRWANIAESNLEEILTDHAWCEQKAATNAITLIANNSEHMDLVEELTAIAIEEMQHFQMVVEVIKQRGYTLGRERKDDYVGRLVKFSRRDGSRNNAFIDRLLFAAMIEARSCERFRVLSLNIKDQELAKFYHDLMISEAGHYTTFLNFARKYTIDVDVDKRWKEWLEFEGELIQSFGNKEAIHG, encoded by the coding sequence ATGCTTGGATTAAAATTATTAACAGACCCGCGCTGGGCGAATATTGCTGAATCAAATTTAGAAGAGATATTAACTGATCATGCCTGGTGTGAACAGAAAGCAGCAACAAATGCCATTACGCTGATCGCTAATAATTCTGAGCACATGGATTTAGTGGAAGAATTGACGGCTATTGCAATCGAAGAAATGCAGCATTTCCAGATGGTAGTAGAAGTTATCAAACAACGCGGTTATACTTTAGGCCGTGAACGTAAGGATGACTATGTGGGCCGTTTAGTGAAATTCAGCCGCAGGGATGGAAGCCGGAACAATGCATTTATTGACAGGTTGTTATTTGCCGCAATGATAGAAGCCAGAAGTTGCGAGCGTTTCAGGGTATTGTCATTAAATATTAAAGACCAGGAATTAGCGAAGTTTTACCATGATTTAATGATCTCTGAAGCCGGGCATTATACTACGTTTTTAAATTTCGCCCGAAAATATACAATCGATGTAGATGTTGATAAAAGATGGAAGGAGTGGCTGGAATTTGAAGGCGAACTGATCCAGAGTTTTGGAAATAAAGAGGCTATCCACGGGTAG
- a CDS encoding nuclear transport factor 2 family protein, producing MKKIILSLLLITSCVFAKAQETASKEETEVAAVVEKLREAMISGNKSDLESVVSADLTYGHSGGKIQNKAAFVADITSKRSDFKTIELTKQSITIQNNVAIVRHVLIADTNDGGKPAHISLGVVLVLKKEKKDWKIIARRAFHAD from the coding sequence ATGAAAAAAATAATCTTATCCCTGCTTTTAATCACGTCGTGTGTGTTTGCAAAAGCCCAGGAAACTGCTTCTAAAGAAGAAACCGAAGTTGCCGCAGTTGTAGAGAAATTAAGAGAAGCTATGATCAGCGGGAACAAATCTGACCTGGAAAGTGTAGTATCTGCAGATTTAACCTATGGACATTCCGGAGGTAAAATTCAGAACAAGGCAGCATTTGTAGCTGATATTACCTCGAAAAGATCAGACTTTAAAACGATTGAACTCACCAAACAATCCATTACGATCCAGAACAATGTAGCTATTGTACGTCATGTCTTAATCGCAGATACAAATGACGGGGGTAAGCCTGCACACATTAGTCTGGGTGTAGTTTTAGTGCTGAAAAAAGAGAAAAAAGACTGGAAGATTATCGCAAGACGCGCATTCCATGCAGACTAA
- the darG gene encoding macro domain-containing protein, whose translation MKYIKGNLLDAPTQALVNTVNTVGVMGKGIALQFKERFPLNFKIYREECRKGSVVPGKLLIVKDATLEGERTIINFPTKTEWYKKSQYSYIEEGLKELARVIVESGIKSIAVPPLGCGNGGLKWEKVKSMIEQYLSGIEDVEIIIYEPNDQVKQILKQQNLNKDVKLTPAKAILLYAMFYYDSLGENTSLFIANKLTYFLQRLGESNFRRLKFQALHYGPYSVQIEHMVQAMNGSFIRGLEQNELKAFEPFDLQYSRLAEISEFVKKELTAEQQNIIKQLVKLIDGFQSALSIEILASLDFVKKENPGISKEEAAILVKWSERKKKLFKDKYIDIAWNHLLHYGAQLNFG comes from the coding sequence ATGAAATATATTAAAGGTAATTTACTGGACGCCCCAACACAGGCATTGGTCAATACAGTCAACACGGTTGGTGTAATGGGGAAGGGTATTGCCCTGCAATTCAAAGAACGCTTCCCGCTGAATTTTAAGATCTATCGGGAGGAATGCAGAAAAGGTTCAGTAGTACCCGGAAAATTATTGATCGTTAAGGATGCTACTCTGGAAGGTGAAAGAACTATTATCAATTTTCCGACTAAGACGGAGTGGTATAAGAAATCCCAATACAGCTATATTGAGGAAGGACTAAAAGAATTAGCCAGGGTTATTGTTGAAAGTGGGATAAAGAGCATTGCAGTCCCGCCGTTGGGCTGCGGTAACGGTGGACTTAAATGGGAAAAGGTAAAATCTATGATAGAACAGTATCTCAGCGGAATTGAGGATGTTGAGATAATAATTTATGAGCCAAATGATCAGGTTAAGCAAATTCTAAAGCAGCAGAATCTCAATAAAGATGTTAAGTTGACGCCAGCCAAGGCTATATTGCTTTATGCGATGTTCTATTATGATTCCCTGGGAGAAAATACTAGTCTCTTTATAGCAAATAAACTTACGTATTTTCTTCAAAGACTAGGAGAAAGTAACTTCAGGAGATTAAAGTTTCAGGCACTTCATTATGGTCCGTACAGTGTTCAGATAGAGCATATGGTTCAGGCGATGAACGGTAGTTTTATAAGGGGCCTTGAGCAGAATGAATTAAAGGCTTTTGAGCCTTTTGATCTTCAATATTCCAGACTTGCCGAGATTTCTGAATTCGTAAAAAAAGAGCTTACTGCCGAGCAGCAGAATATTATTAAACAATTGGTTAAGCTTATTGATGGCTTTCAGTCAGCACTCTCTATTGAGATACTCGCTTCCCTGGATTTTGTCAAAAAAGAGAATCCTGGGATAAGTAAGGAGGAAGCTGCCATCTTAGTTAAATGGTCTGAAAGAAAGAAAAAGCTCTTTAAGGATAAGTACATAGATATTGCATGGAATCATCTTCTCCATTATGGTGCACAGTTGAACTTTGGTTAA
- a CDS encoding glycosyltransferase, which produces MSKKSVLIIGLVWPEPTSSAAGTRIIQLINLFLSQGYTAIFACSASKSEFSFDLPAIGVTEQEIKLNDSSFNTFLQETSPDVILFDRFMAEEQYGWRVQQECPDAIRILDTEDLHCLRYARQQAIKTHSPLELFTDLAKREIAAILRCDLSLMISESEIEILQEQFRIDPSLMYYLPFLEEELTAKDIQGWKPFEEREGFMFIGNFLHEPNWNTVQILKTKVWPELRKKLPQAKLHIYGAYASQKVMQLHNEKEKFYVHGRAKDARKTISKHKIVLAPIQFGAGVKGKFIDAMQAGTPAVTTSIGAEAMKGNLEWNGVIADDPFLFINRAVQLYQDKVWWFRAQQNGVRIINERYGKSTFTQPFIEFLQNLSLNLTAHRKRNFFGQILLHHTANSTKYMSLWIEEKNAQKV; this is translated from the coding sequence ATGTCTAAAAAGAGTGTATTGATTATTGGATTGGTCTGGCCTGAACCTACTTCTTCGGCAGCGGGTACAAGAATAATTCAGTTAATCAATCTATTTCTTTCTCAAGGTTATACAGCAATATTTGCTTGTAGTGCCTCAAAAAGTGAATTTAGCTTTGACTTACCTGCTATCGGTGTAACTGAGCAGGAGATCAAATTAAATGATAGCAGTTTTAATACTTTTCTGCAGGAGACCAGTCCCGATGTTATACTTTTTGACCGCTTTATGGCCGAGGAACAATACGGATGGAGAGTACAGCAGGAATGTCCGGATGCGATCAGGATACTCGATACAGAAGATCTGCATTGTTTACGTTATGCGCGTCAGCAAGCGATCAAGACACACAGTCCACTGGAACTGTTTACTGATCTGGCTAAAAGAGAGATTGCCGCTATATTACGTTGTGATTTATCTTTAATGATTTCGGAATCAGAGATAGAGATCCTGCAGGAGCAATTCCGTATAGACCCATCTTTAATGTACTACCTGCCATTTTTAGAAGAAGAACTCACTGCAAAAGATATTCAGGGATGGAAACCATTTGAAGAACGCGAAGGGTTTATGTTTATTGGCAATTTCCTTCATGAACCCAACTGGAATACTGTTCAAATACTAAAGACAAAAGTATGGCCTGAGCTCAGAAAAAAGCTGCCACAAGCTAAACTCCACATCTACGGTGCTTACGCTTCTCAAAAGGTGATGCAACTGCACAATGAAAAAGAGAAATTCTACGTGCATGGCCGTGCAAAAGATGCCCGGAAAACAATTTCAAAGCATAAAATAGTACTGGCACCTATCCAGTTTGGCGCAGGTGTTAAAGGAAAATTTATTGATGCCATGCAAGCAGGGACTCCAGCTGTGACCACTTCTATAGGTGCTGAAGCAATGAAAGGAAATCTGGAATGGAACGGGGTGATTGCAGACGATCCTTTTCTTTTTATCAACCGGGCAGTCCAGCTATATCAGGACAAAGTCTGGTGGTTCCGGGCACAACAAAATGGGGTACGGATTATTAATGAACGTTATGGAAAATCAACGTTTACTCAGCCATTTATTGAATTCCTCCAAAATTTGTCTCTGAATTTAACAGCTCATCGCAAGCGCAATTTCTTCGGACAGATTTTGCTGCACCATACTGCAAATAGCACGAAGTATATGTCTTTGTGGATTGAAGAAAAGAATGCGCAAAAAGTTTAA